One genomic segment of Patescibacteria group bacterium includes these proteins:
- the pheT gene encoding phenylalanine--tRNA ligase subunit beta codes for MIFSYNWLKDYTKLPKPDKLVELLTMHSFEVEEVKKAGKDYILDIDVLPNRSHDCLCHWGVAREISAITDKDLEPLKRKKIKKEKGEIKPISLKIKCPKLVPRYSAIIVEGVKVGSSPKWLKERIESVGLRSINNIVDLTNYVMLETGQPLHAFDYEKIKSSQMVLRKSKKGEKLVTLDDSRHTLDEGMLVIEDRNRLIDLVGIMGGKLSETSSTTKNIVLQAGNFDRQTIYKTARKLNHRTEASNIYSQGIDPNLTISTLERVCFLLTKLGGGKIVQITDIYPRKVQPKKIKLDLKYVERLLGIRISAKQVKNILERLGFKYANNIVEVPSFRMDVSLQEDLIEEIGRIYGYKKVSATFPVVSLIPPKRNFEIFWEDITKNILKEGGFTEVYNYSFIGKKEAEIFKYKSKEIIEVENPMSVEQKYLRPSLIPNLLKNVIDNFRYFNKIKIFELGKIFREQEKRMLSGLIAQKQGKAEFYRLKGIVDSLLSKLGISNVWYDEYKPTPEQSKISIWQKGKCAEIKVDGQEIGFLGEISSRIFKKTKVVVFDIDFEELAKLCSEEHEYQPISQYPAAIRDLAVLVPMNIKVVDVLNKINIAGGALIRDVDLFDIYEGEGIPQGKKNLAFHIIYQAEDRTLKAKEIDKIQNKIIKVLESEVNWEVRR; via the coding sequence ATGATTTTTTCCTACAATTGGCTAAAAGATTATACTAAACTACCTAAACCAGACAAGCTGGTAGAGCTTTTAACTATGCACAGCTTTGAAGTTGAAGAAGTAAAGAAAGCAGGCAAAGACTATATTTTAGACATTGATGTTCTGCCAAATAGAAGTCATGACTGTTTGTGTCATTGGGGAGTAGCAAGGGAGATATCAGCTATAACAGATAAAGATTTAGAACCATTAAAAAGGAAGAAAATAAAGAAAGAAAAAGGGGAAATTAAACCGATTAGTTTAAAAATTAAATGTCCTAAATTAGTTCCTCGTTATTCAGCAATTATAGTGGAAGGAGTGAAAGTTGGTTCATCTCCAAAATGGTTGAAAGAGAGAATAGAATCGGTAGGTCTGCGTTCTATTAATAATATTGTTGATTTGACTAATTATGTGATGCTAGAGACAGGTCAGCCATTACATGCTTTTGATTATGAGAAGATTAAAAGTAGTCAGATGGTTTTACGAAAATCAAAAAAAGGAGAAAAACTAGTTACTTTAGATGACAGTAGACACACTTTAGATGAAGGAATGCTTGTTATTGAAGATAGAAATAGATTGATTGATTTGGTAGGTATTATGGGTGGAAAGTTAAGTGAAACCAGTTCTACAACAAAAAATATTGTTCTCCAAGCAGGAAACTTTGATAGACAAACAATTTACAAAACCGCAAGAAAATTAAATCATCGAACCGAGGCATCAAACATATATTCTCAGGGTATAGATCCTAATTTAACAATCTCTACTTTAGAGAGAGTGTGTTTTCTTTTAACAAAACTTGGTGGCGGTAAGATAGTTCAGATAACTGATATCTATCCAAGAAAAGTTCAACCAAAGAAAATAAAATTAGATTTAAAATATGTTGAGAGATTATTGGGAATAAGAATTTCTGCAAAACAAGTAAAAAATATTCTTGAGAGATTAGGATTTAAATATGCTAATAACATAGTAGAAGTTCCTAGTTTTAGAATGGATGTTTCTTTGCAGGAGGATTTAATTGAGGAAATTGGTAGGATTTATGGATATAAGAAAGTTTCAGCTACTTTTCCTGTTGTTTCTTTAATTCCGCCAAAAAGGAATTTTGAGATTTTTTGGGAAGATATCACCAAAAATATTTTAAAAGAAGGTGGATTTACCGAAGTTTATAACTATTCTTTTATCGGAAAAAAGGAAGCCGAGATTTTTAAATATAAAAGTAAAGAGATAATTGAGGTGGAGAACCCGATGAGCGTGGAACAGAAATATTTAAGGCCGAGCTTAATTCCCAATTTGCTCAAGAATGTAATAGATAATTTCAGGTATTTTAACAAGATTAAGATTTTTGAGTTGGGGAAAATATTTAGAGAGCAGGAAAAACGGATGTTAAGTGGATTAATTGCTCAAAAGCAAGGGAAAGCTGAGTTTTATAGGTTAAAAGGAATAGTTGATTCATTGCTGAGTAAGCTTGGGATAAGCAATGTTTGGTATGATGAGTACAAGCCAACTCCTGAACAAAGCAAGATTTCTATTTGGCAGAAAGGGAAGTGTGCCGAGATTAAGGTTGATGGGCAGGAAATCGGATTCTTAGGGGAGATTTCTTCAAGAATATTTAAAAAAACTAAAGTGGTTGTATTTGATATTGATTTTGAAGAATTAGCAAAACTTTGTTCTGAAGAGCATGAGTATCAGCCAATTTCTCAGTATCCGGCAGCTATTCGGGATTTAGCTGTCCTGGTGCCAATGAATATTAAGGTTGTAGATGTTTTAAATAAAATTAATATAGCAGGCGGGGCTTTAATCAGAGACGTTGACCTTTTTGATATTTATGAAGGAGAAGGTATCCCGCAAGGGAAAAAGAATTTGGCTTTCCATATAATTTATCAGGCAGAGGATAGAACTCTAAAGGCCAAAGAAATAGACAAAATACAAAATAAAATTATTAAAGTATTAGAATCTGAAGTAAATTGGGAGGTAAGGCGCTAA
- the gatA gene encoding Asp-tRNA(Asn)/Glu-tRNA(Gln) amidotransferase subunit GatA: protein MELHQLTITRAHEGLKKKEFSASELTKAFLNRIGKLDKKISAFLTITEDLALLEAKKIDDLVSAGKNISILAGIPLAVKDNILVEGVKTTCASRILENYIAPYDATCIKKLKKLGAIILGKTNLDEFAMGSSTEHSAFFPTKNPHDLTRVPGGSSGGSAAAVAADLCCYALGSDTGGSIRQPASFCGVVGLKPTYGAVSRYGLIAFASSLDQIGPITKTAEDAQIVLQAISGKDPLDSTSVEQETRNKKQETNIEELRIGIPKEYFVEGMDKEVEKIIKQAIKKIEEMGAKIEEISLPHTKYALAIYYLIMPSEASANLARYDGIKYGLSKSGKDLLGVYLKSRAEGLGDEVKRRIMLGTYALSTGYYDAYYLKAQKVRTLIKDDFNKAFKKVDAIFTPTSPSPAFKLGEKIDDPLLMYLSDIFTVSVNLVGLPAISVPVGSIGKLPVGLQIIGKPFEENKILEISKIYE, encoded by the coding sequence ATGGAGCTTCACCAACTCACTATCACTCGAGCTCATGAGGGATTAAAGAAAAAAGAATTCTCAGCTTCGGAATTAACTAAAGCTTTTTTAAATAGAATTGGAAAACTTGATAAAAAGATTTCAGCTTTTTTGACAATTACGGAAGATTTAGCTCTTTTAGAGGCAAAAAAAATTGACGATTTGGTTTCAGCTGGCAAAAATATTTCAATTTTAGCTGGTATCCCTTTAGCTGTTAAAGATAATATTTTAGTTGAGGGGGTGAAAACAACTTGTGCTTCAAGAATTCTTGAAAATTATATTGCTCCTTATGATGCAACCTGTATAAAAAAACTTAAAAAATTAGGAGCAATAATTTTAGGAAAGACAAATCTGGATGAATTTGCCATGGGTTCTTCAACTGAACATTCTGCTTTTTTCCCAACCAAAAACCCTCATGATTTGACCCGAGTGCCTGGAGGCAGCTCCGGAGGTTCGGCAGCTGCAGTGGCTGCTGATTTATGCTGCTATGCTCTCGGTTCTGATACCGGAGGCTCTATCAGGCAGCCTGCTTCTTTTTGTGGAGTTGTAGGATTAAAGCCAACTTATGGCGCGGTTTCCCGTTATGGTTTAATTGCTTTTGCTTCTTCTTTAGACCAAATCGGTCCTATTACTAAAACCGCTGAGGATGCTCAGATTGTGCTCCAAGCTATCAGCGGCAAGGATCCGTTAGATTCTACAAGCGTGGAACAAGAAACAAGAAACAAGAAACAAGAAACAAATATTGAAGAATTACGTATTGGAATTCCAAAAGAGTATTTTGTAGAAGGGATGGATAAAGAAGTTGAGAAGATAATCAAACAAGCGATTAAAAAAATAGAGGAAATGGGAGCGAAAATTGAAGAAATCAGCTTGCCTCATACAAAATACGCCTTAGCTATCTATTATCTTATTATGCCATCTGAGGCCTCAGCTAATTTGGCAAGATACGACGGTATTAAATATGGACTGTCAAAATCTGGTAAAGATTTGTTGGGTGTATATTTGAAAAGCAGAGCAGAGGGCCTTGGAGATGAGGTAAAGAGAAGGATTATGCTGGGCACATATGCATTGTCTACGGGTTATTATGATGCATATTATTTAAAAGCTCAAAAAGTTAGGACTTTAATCAAAGATGATTTTAATAAGGCCTTTAAAAAAGTTGATGCTATTTTTACTCCTACTTCTCCAAGCCCGGCTTTTAAGCTCGGAGAAAAAATTGATGACCCTCTCTTAATGTATCTTTCTGATATTTTTACTGTTTCAGTAAATTTAGTGGGATTACCGGCTATTTCTGTACCAGTAGGTTCAATAGGGAAGTTGCCAGTTGGTTTACAAATTATTGGGAAACCATTTGAAGAAAATAAAATTTTAGAAATTAGTAAAATCTATGAATAA
- the rplK gene encoding 50S ribosomal protein L11, with amino-acid sequence MPKKVIAVVKLQIPAGQATPAPPVGPALAQHGLNIAEFCQKFNDATKNQTGFTVPVEITVYGDRTYSFKTKQPPAAELLKKAAAVEKGSGEPNKTKVAKITRSQLREIAQKKMPDLNTDNIEQAMKIIEGTAKNMGIEVGK; translated from the coding sequence ATGCCCAAGAAAGTAATTGCCGTTGTCAAATTACAAATTCCAGCCGGCCAGGCAACTCCTGCTCCTCCGGTAGGACCAGCTTTGGCCCAGCATGGACTAAATATTGCTGAGTTTTGTCAGAAGTTCAATGATGCAACAAAAAATCAAACAGGTTTTACTGTGCCAGTAGAGATTACAGTTTACGGAGATAGAACTTATAGTTTCAAGACAAAACAACCCCCAGCTGCAGAACTTTTAAAAAAGGCAGCTGCGGTTGAAAAGGGCTCTGGTGAGCCCAACAAAACCAAAGTTGCTAAAATTACCAGAAGCCAATTAAGAGAAATCGCCCAAAAGAAAATGCCGGATTTAAACACTGATAATATTGAACAGGCAATGAAAATAATTGAAGGAACAGCCAAAAATATGGGAATTGAAGTAGGAAAATAA
- a CDS encoding thymidylate kinase encodes MLKNQYPGKFIVIEGLDGSGKSTQSNLLVKSLRKKGYKVATIDFPRHGEKPAWFVDEYLRGKYGTAEEVGPYRGSIFYACDRYDAGFKIRKWLKEGKIVIADRYLASNIGHQGGKIKDKKERKKYFDWLYNLEYGILEIPRPDYTLILKTSPKFSLKLAHKITDKEKKARRKAYLGKRKRDIHEKDKKHLADALKSYLHAAKEFPREFKVIECIKGGKLLSPKIIHQEIWKIIKKIL; translated from the coding sequence ATGCTCAAAAATCAATATCCGGGAAAATTTATTGTTATTGAAGGCCTTGATGGATCGGGAAAATCAACCCAATCTAACTTATTAGTTAAAAGCTTAAGAAAGAAAGGATATAAAGTAGCAACAATTGATTTCCCTCGACATGGTGAGAAACCAGCCTGGTTCGTTGACGAGTATTTAAGAGGAAAATACGGCACTGCAGAAGAAGTGGGACCTTATAGAGGTTCTATTTTTTATGCTTGTGATAGATACGATGCTGGTTTCAAAATAAGGAAATGGTTAAAAGAGGGGAAAATAGTTATCGCTGATAGATATCTTGCCTCAAATATTGGCCATCAAGGGGGTAAGATAAAAGATAAAAAAGAAAGAAAAAAATATTTTGACTGGCTTTACAATTTGGAATACGGAATCTTAGAAATTCCTAGGCCTGACTACACTTTAATTCTTAAGACATCTCCTAAATTTTCTTTAAAATTGGCTCATAAAATAACTGACAAAGAAAAGAAAGCAAGAAGAAAAGCTTATTTAGGAAAAAGGAAAAGAGATATTCATGAAAAGGACAAAAAACATTTGGCAGATGCTTTAAAATCGTATTTACACGCAGCTAAAGAATTTCCGAGGGAGTTTAAAGTTATAGAATGTATAAAAGGAGGAAAGTTATTATCTCCCAAAATAATCCATCAAGAAATTTGGAAAATAATTAAAAAAATTCTATAA
- a CDS encoding cytidine/deoxycytidylate deaminase family protein yields MEESPKINNKQSKYIRPTWDKYFLALLEPLGKRGTCDRGRSGAVIVSPGNTILATGYVGAPPGQPHCDEVGHMMRTVIDEKNGNKSQHCVRTLHAEENAILQCAKDGIKLEGATIYCKMVPCYNCAMRIVRVGVKRVVAQKRYHADQLSVELFKSAGVKISIVDNTMEKYARQ; encoded by the coding sequence ATGGAAGAATCCCCAAAAATAAATAATAAACAATCTAAATATATTCGCCCGACGTGGGATAAGTATTTTTTAGCTTTATTAGAACCATTAGGCAAAAGGGGAACTTGCGATCGAGGTCGTAGCGGCGCAGTTATTGTAAGTCCGGGGAATACTATTTTGGCTACGGGGTATGTGGGGGCGCCACCGGGTCAGCCGCATTGCGATGAGGTTGGGCATATGATGAGAACGGTAATTGATGAGAAGAACGGGAATAAATCTCAACACTGCGTGAGAACGCTGCATGCCGAAGAAAACGCCATTTTGCAGTGCGCTAAAGACGGGATAAAGCTTGAGGGAGCGACAATTTATTGCAAGATGGTTCCTTGTTATAACTGCGCCATGAGAATAGTGCGCGTAGGTGTAAAGAGGGTGGTAGCACAAAAAAGATATCACGCAGATCAGTTGTCAGTGGAATTATTTAAAAGTGCCGGCGTTAAAATATCCATAGTTGATAACACAATGGAAAAATACGCCCGACAATAA
- the secE gene encoding preprotein translocase subunit SecE: protein MKISNLPSKIIAFLKEVRLEMKKVNWPTRKETIKYTLVVIGVSAGVAIFLGGLDFIFTTILNKFIL, encoded by the coding sequence ATGAAAATCAGCAATCTTCCCTCAAAAATCATCGCATTTCTTAAAGAAGTAAGATTAGAAATGAAAAAAGTTAACTGGCCCACCAGAAAGGAAACTATAAAATACACTTTAGTTGTTATTGGAGTTTCGGCTGGAGTGGCTATTTTTTTAGGTGGGTTAGATTTTATTTTTACAACGATATTAAATAAATTTATACTCTAA
- the pheS gene encoding phenylalanine--tRNA ligase subunit alpha gives MKKPLKIETKGDKIDVTVPGEKHEIGHLHPLTLVKRKIEEIFRAMGFSVIEGPEIENEWYNFDALNIPKDHPARDLWDTFYLKNRFLLRTHTSPVQIRYMEKNNPPFRIIVPGRIFRHEATDASHEINFYQIEGLMVGKDISAANFKAIIQEFLSRFFGKKIKARLRPSFFPFTEPSFEVDMTCLLCGGKGCSACSRTGWMELVGAGMVHPNVLKAGGINPKNWQGFAFGMGMDRLAMMKYKINDVRLFYSGDLRFLQQF, from the coding sequence ATGAAGAAGCCGCTTAAAATTGAGACCAAAGGAGATAAAATTGATGTTACTGTGCCTGGAGAAAAGCATGAGATTGGACATTTGCATCCTTTGACTTTGGTTAAGAGAAAAATTGAAGAGATTTTCCGGGCAATGGGTTTTTCAGTAATTGAAGGTCCTGAAATTGAAAATGAATGGTATAATTTTGATGCTTTAAATATTCCAAAAGACCATCCAGCTAGAGACCTTTGGGACACTTTTTATTTAAAGAATAGATTTCTTTTAAGGACTCATACCTCACCAGTTCAGATTCGCTATATGGAAAAGAATAACCCTCCTTTTAGGATTATTGTGCCTGGAAGGATTTTTAGGCACGAAGCAACTGATGCCAGTCATGAGATTAACTTTTATCAAATAGAGGGATTAATGGTTGGAAAAGATATTTCAGCAGCTAACTTCAAAGCAATTATTCAGGAGTTTCTTTCAAGGTTTTTTGGAAAAAAGATTAAAGCTCGCTTAAGGCCAAGCTTTTTCCCTTTCACAGAGCCATCTTTTGAAGTAGATATGACTTGTTTGCTTTGTGGAGGAAAAGGATGTAGTGCTTGTTCAAGAACTGGCTGGATGGAATTAGTAGGAGCTGGAATGGTTCATCCGAATGTTTTAAAAGCAGGCGGTATTAATCCTAAGAATTGGCAGGGATTTGCTTTTGGGATGGGAATGGATAGATTAGCTATGATGAAGTATAAGATAAATGATGTCAGATTATTTTATTCAGGAGATTTAAGGTTTTTACAACAATTCTAA
- the nusG gene encoding transcription termination/antitermination protein NusG yields MPKQKLPQQKNWYVIHTYSGYEDAVAKNLRQRVESLGMEDKIFDVLVPKEKKIKIKSGKRKTVEEKIYPGYVLVEMIVTDDSWYVVRNTPNVTGFVGVGTTPVPISPKEIKVLKERTGVETPQYKIEVKVGDSVKIVDGPFKDFDGRVSEVDEERGKVKVMVNMFGRDTPVELDSLQIKKL; encoded by the coding sequence ATGCCCAAACAGAAATTACCACAACAAAAGAATTGGTATGTTATTCACACTTATTCTGGCTACGAAGACGCAGTTGCTAAAAACCTAAGGCAAAGGGTTGAGTCTTTGGGTATGGAAGATAAAATTTTTGATGTTTTGGTGCCAAAAGAAAAAAAGATTAAAATTAAAAGTGGCAAAAGAAAAACAGTTGAGGAAAAAATCTATCCAGGTTATGTGCTGGTTGAAATGATTGTTACTGATGATTCCTGGTATGTTGTTAGAAATACCCCAAACGTAACTGGTTTTGTTGGGGTGGGCACTACGCCAGTGCCAATTTCACCAAAAGAAATTAAAGTTTTGAAAGAAAGAACTGGTGTTGAGACGCCTCAATATAAGATTGAAGTAAAAGTAGGGGATTCAGTAAAGATTGTTGATGGCCCCTTTAAAGATTTTGATGGAAGAGTTTCAGAAGTTGATGAGGAGCGAGGAAAGGTTAAGGTAATGGTTAATATGTTTGGTAGGGATACACCAGTTGAGTTGGATTCTCTTCAAATAAAGAAACTGTAA
- the gyrB gene encoding DNA topoisomerase (ATP-hydrolyzing) subunit B — translation MVKKKTIKKTKRKPVQKKQETYTAKDIYVLKGLEPVRRRPAMYIGSTGTDGLHHLIWECVDNSLDEAIAGHAENIEVTLLPGNKVKTIDDGRGIPVEKHPQTKKSALETVMTTLHAGAKFGGKAYQVAGGLHGVGVSVVCALSNYMKAEVCRGGLKYCQEYSKGKAKTKVKKIGSCRQTGTTVLFEPDPEIFKEIKFNKKRILNHLRQQAYLTKGIRITFKDEREEKISYSFYFEGGLASYIKYLIQGSTPRHPNVFYCYGEKNGMVVEAAFQYAQEYECYEEGFANNIHTEEGGTHLTGFRTALTRTFNDYARRNDFLKESDGNLSGDDVREGLTGVVAVKIKEPQFEGQTKAKLGNPEAKVIVDQVVSEHLTDFLERNPQDAKAVIEKCILSSRARKAARAARETVLRKGALEGLALPGKLADCTSKKPEESELYIVEGESAGGSSRQARDRHFQAILPLRGKILNVEKARLDKILSSKEIRALIIALGTAIGEDFNLEKTRYHRIIVMADADSDGNHIRTLLLTLFYRHFRPIIEKGYLYIAQPPLYKIQAGKKVEYVYTEDGKEKILASFKKEKITNPSIQRYKGLGEMNPEELWSTTMNPENRILLKVTIEDAKEADRIFDTLMGEEVPPRKKFIQTYAKKVKNLDI, via the coding sequence ATGGTTAAGAAAAAAACAATTAAGAAAACAAAACGAAAACCTGTTCAGAAAAAACAGGAAACTTATACTGCCAAAGACATTTATGTTTTGAAGGGCTTGGAGCCAGTGAGAAGAAGACCGGCAATGTATATTGGCTCAACTGGTACAGATGGCTTACACCACTTAATTTGGGAATGCGTTGATAACAGTTTGGACGAAGCAATCGCAGGCCACGCTGAAAACATTGAAGTTACTCTTTTGCCAGGGAATAAAGTTAAAACAATTGATGATGGACGAGGCATTCCAGTAGAGAAACACCCTCAGACAAAAAAATCAGCTTTGGAAACAGTGATGACCACTTTGCATGCTGGAGCAAAGTTTGGGGGGAAGGCCTATCAGGTAGCAGGTGGTTTGCATGGGGTAGGAGTTTCGGTTGTTTGCGCTTTGTCTAATTATATGAAAGCTGAAGTTTGTCGTGGTGGTTTAAAATATTGCCAAGAGTATTCCAAGGGAAAGGCAAAAACAAAAGTTAAAAAAATAGGTTCTTGTCGGCAAACAGGAACAACTGTTTTGTTTGAACCAGACCCGGAAATTTTTAAAGAGATTAAATTTAACAAAAAAAGAATTTTAAATCATTTGCGTCAACAGGCTTATTTAACCAAAGGAATTAGAATAACTTTTAAAGATGAAAGAGAAGAAAAAATAAGTTACAGTTTTTATTTTGAAGGTGGTCTTGCTTCTTATATTAAATATTTAATCCAGGGCTCTACTCCTCGCCATCCTAATGTTTTTTATTGCTATGGTGAAAAAAATGGGATGGTTGTTGAAGCTGCCTTTCAGTATGCTCAAGAGTATGAATGCTATGAAGAAGGTTTTGCTAATAATATTCATACCGAAGAAGGCGGCACTCATTTGACCGGATTCAGGACTGCTTTAACCCGAACTTTTAATGATTATGCGAGAAGAAATGATTTTCTTAAAGAATCGGACGGTAATTTATCAGGAGATGATGTTAGGGAAGGTTTAACTGGAGTTGTTGCAGTTAAAATAAAAGAGCCCCAGTTTGAAGGTCAAACCAAAGCAAAATTAGGTAATCCTGAAGCTAAGGTTATAGTAGACCAAGTCGTTTCTGAGCACTTAACTGATTTTTTGGAAAGGAATCCTCAAGATGCCAAAGCTGTCATTGAAAAATGCATTTTATCTTCTCGAGCTAGAAAAGCGGCAAGAGCAGCCAGAGAGACAGTTTTAAGGAAAGGAGCTTTAGAAGGTCTTGCTTTGCCGGGGAAATTAGCTGATTGTACCTCCAAAAAACCCGAAGAGTCTGAGCTTTATATAGTAGAAGGAGAGTCAGCCGGCGGAAGCAGCCGTCAAGCCAGAGATAGGCACTTTCAGGCAATTTTGCCCCTCCGGGGTAAAATCTTAAATGTTGAGAAAGCTCGATTAGACAAAATATTATCTTCAAAAGAGATTAGGGCTTTAATTATTGCTTTGGGGACGGCTATTGGTGAGGATTTCAATCTTGAGAAAACAAGATATCATCGAATTATTGTTATGGCTGATGCAGATTCTGACGGGAATCATATTAGGACTCTTCTTCTGACGCTTTTTTACCGCCATTTTAGACCAATAATTGAAAAAGGTTATCTTTATATCGCCCAGCCGCCACTTTATAAAATTCAGGCAGGGAAAAAAGTAGAATATGTTTATACTGAGGATGGGAAAGAGAAAATTTTAGCTTCATTTAAAAAAGAAAAAATAACAAATCCTTCTATCCAGCGGTATAAAGGTCTTGGAGAAATGAATCCAGAAGAATTGTGGTCAACTACTATGAACCCGGAAAACCGTATTTTATTGAAGGTTACCATTGAAGACGCCAAAGAAGCCGACAGAATTTTTGATACTTTAATGGGAGAAGAAGTTCCCCCAAGAAAGAAGTTTATTCAAACCTATGCAAAAAAAGTTAAAAATCTTGACATTTAA
- a CDS encoding FAD-dependent thymidylate synthase, translated as MELEKFAPLSEKLELSEKDRYSLQPFFTNLDKSVFAVTFLPPEVIGALCSRTSRAKEDLRTIFLNEFIKPFLQKENEYGKSLNALIDFLHKYPIELIFSNPKGREFYIKWLAQFGDDSIAQMAGTHLIYSALSQVTIKHFEDMRLGIAPIEKSTRYVDYSSKIDNHYRYYIDPTLEKMGLIEEYRGVMDGLFETYSSLLEKYFEYLKKHYPEEKESLLKTKTFDTIRKILPTATLSQISFFGNGQAFEYLINRSLNHKLGEIRWAGQRAFEELSKIIPAFLRRVESEDSQKYRTYLSERGSRVQEALKQINWRKEKTSSEAPVRLLEYDSDGENKIIASLLYLELHEPYEQVLQKVRRLSTADKEKILQEVLKDRKFKYYKIPRAFENAYLKFEILMNIGAWRDLHRHRIHTQYRERFNVYNGFDIPEELKEASLDREFSEAVSRVAELFQKVEKVDPDVAQYCCALGHRIRFIQYQNLRSFFWETELRTIPEGHPDYRRIEQEKIRLVQKIYPLIGKYLLVDMGSYDFARRKASEKIEKKEKELKQYFQQKS; from the coding sequence ATGGAACTTGAAAAGTTTGCTCCTCTTTCTGAAAAATTAGAGCTTTCTGAAAAAGACCGTTACTCGCTTCAGCCCTTTTTTACTAATTTAGATAAGTCAGTGTTTGCCGTGACCTTTTTGCCACCAGAGGTAATCGGCGCTTTATGCTCAAGGACAAGCAGGGCAAAAGAGGACTTGAGAACTATTTTTTTAAATGAGTTTATAAAGCCGTTTTTGCAAAAAGAAAATGAATATGGAAAATCTTTGAATGCTCTAATTGATTTTTTGCACAAATATCCAATAGAACTAATCTTTTCAAATCCTAAAGGACGAGAATTTTATATCAAATGGCTTGCCCAATTTGGCGATGATTCGATCGCTCAAATGGCCGGCACCCATCTTATTTATTCAGCTCTTTCCCAGGTTACGATAAAGCACTTTGAGGATATGCGTCTTGGCATTGCTCCTATTGAGAAATCAACCCGTTATGTTGATTATTCATCTAAGATTGACAACCATTATCGTTACTATATTGACCCAACTTTAGAAAAGATGGGCTTGATTGAAGAATATAGAGGAGTAATGGATGGTCTTTTTGAAACATATAGTTCATTATTAGAAAAATACTTTGAGTATCTGAAAAAACATTATCCTGAAGAAAAAGAAAGTTTACTAAAAACAAAGACATTTGATACTATCCGGAAAATTTTGCCCACAGCAACTCTTAGCCAAATTTCTTTTTTTGGAAATGGCCAGGCCTTTGAATATTTAATAAACAGGTCTTTAAATCACAAATTAGGAGAAATACGTTGGGCAGGCCAAAGAGCTTTTGAGGAATTAAGCAAGATTATCCCTGCTTTTTTGAGGAGAGTAGAAAGCGAGGATTCTCAAAAATACAGAACATATTTATCAGAAAGAGGAAGTAGAGTTCAAGAAGCACTCAAGCAAATTAACTGGCGGAAAGAAAAGACATCTTCTGAAGCTCCGGTTAGATTGCTTGAGTATGATTCAGATGGTGAAAACAAGATAATTGCCAGCCTACTTTATTTAGAGCTTCACGAGCCCTACGAACAAGTCCTTCAAAAAGTAAGACGTTTATCAACTGCAGATAAGGAAAAAATTCTCCAGGAAGTTTTAAAAGATAGAAAGTTTAAATACTATAAAATTCCCAGAGCTTTTGAAAATGCTTATTTAAAGTTTGAAATTTTAATGAATATTGGTGCCTGGCGCGACTTGCACCGTCATCGTATCCATACTCAGTATAGAGAAAGATTCAATGTTTATAATGGGTTTGATATACCAGAAGAGCTTAAAGAGGCAAGTCTTGATAGAGAATTTAGTGAGGCAGTTTCAAGAGTTGCTGAATTATTCCAAAAAGTGGAAAAAGTTGACCCAGATGTTGCTCAATATTGCTGTGCTCTTGGGCACCGGATTAGATTTATTCAATATCAGAATTTGAGGTCTTTCTTTTGGGAGACAGAACTTAGAACTATTCCAGAAGGACATCCTGATTATCGGAGAATAGAGCAAGAGAAAATAAGGTTAGTTCAAAAAATCTATCCTTTGATTGGAAAATATCTTTTGGTTGATATGGGAAGTTATGATTTTGCTCGGCGCAAAGCTTCAGAGAAAATCGAAAAGAAAGAAAAAGAATTAAAACAATATTTCCAACAAAAATCATGA